One Mobula hypostoma chromosome X2, sMobHyp1.1, whole genome shotgun sequence genomic window carries:
- the LOC134340947 gene encoding gastrula zinc finger protein XlCGF17.1-like yields the protein GKGFTQSSQLNEHQRVHTEKMPFTCSDCGKGFTHSSKLQRHRGVHTREKPFTCSDCGKRFTHSSKLQRHRGVHTREKPFTCSDCGKRFTHSGTLKRHQRVHTGERPLTCSECGKEFTHSSTLVKHCRIHTGEKPFTCSMCGNGFAHSSTLVTHSRIHTGERPFTCSECGKRFTRSAQLIEHQRIHTGEKPFICSECGKGFIQSSQLKVHQRIHTGEKPFICSECGKGFSRSSNLVKHYQVHTGEKPFTCSECGKGFAELPDLKKHRRVHTGERPFTCSECGKGFTQSSALVTHYRIHTGEKPFTCSDCGKEFTRSFDLKVHQRVHTGEKPFTCSDCGKEFARSSQLKVHQRTHTGERPFNSSECGRNSPSHPAL from the coding sequence gggaaaggattcactcagtcatctcaactgaatgaacaccagcgagttcacactgagaagatgccgttcacctgctcagactgtgggaagggattcactcactcatcTAAACTACAGAGACACCGGGGAGTTCACAccagggagaagccattcacctgctcagactgtgggaagcgattcactcaCTCATCTAAACTACAGAGACACCGGGGAGTTCACAccagggagaagccattcacctgctcagactgtgggaagcgattcactcaCTCGGGCACACTGAAGAGAcaccaacgagttcacactggggagagaccactcacctgctctgaatgtgggaaggaattcactcaCTCATCCACCCTTGTGAAGCACTgccgaattcacactggggagaagccgttcacctgctctatGTGCGGGAATGGATTCGCGCATTCATCCACCCTTGTGACACACTCCAGAATTCACACTggtgagaggccgttcacctgctctgaatgtgggaagcggTTCACCCGTTCAGCTCAACTGATAgaacatcagcgaattcacactggggagaaaccgttcatctgctctgaatgtgggaagggattcattcagtcatctcaactgaaggtacatcagcgaattcacactggggagaaaccgttcatctgctctgaatgtgggaagggattcagtcggtcatcCAACCTTGTGAAGCACTaccaagttcacactggggagaaaccgttcacTTGCTCTGAATGCGGGAAGGGATTTGCTGAGTTACCTGATCTGAAGAAACATCGTCGAGTTCACACTGGTGAGAGGCCGTTcacatgctctgaatgtgggaagggattcactcagtcatccgccCTTGTGACACACtaccgaattcacactggggagaagccgttcacctgctcagattgtgggaaagaATTCACACGGTCATTTGACTTAaaagtacatcagcgagttcacactggggagaaaccgttcacctgctcagattgcGGGAAGGAATTtgctcggtcatctcaactgaaggtacatcagcgaactcacactggggagaggccattcaacaGCTCTGAATGTGGAAGGAATTCACCCAGTCATCCAGCCTTGTGA
- the LOC134340859 gene encoding probable G-protein coupled receptor 139: MVAIVILSVRKCGLSKCISRYLLGMAAADLLCVIIAVVLGHINNIYMYGPPLLITPICSMTLVLRLATMDCSVWLTVAFTFDRCIAICSQKLRERHCTERTATIVIVIVCLGCCAKRVPFYFAVEPYLIIDNISWRCIAKMEYRTLPAWKAYQLFNTITTPLLPIGLILLFNALTVSHIIVANKVRRGLRNSSEKKNDPEVENRRKSIILLFALSANFILLWIPIIVYTMNWQVQNFSYTNRYLNNPRYILQQFGLMLRYLCTCTNTCIYTLSQRRFRDQLTNGLKHLLTFSGRVCS, translated from the coding sequence AtggtggcgattgtgatcctgtctgTGAGAAAGTGCGGACTCTCTAAATGCATCTCCCGTTACCTGCTGGGAATGGCAGCAGCTGATTTATTGTGCGTTATTATTGCTGTTGTACTCGGTCAtataaataatatttatatgtATGGCCCTCCTTTGCTCATTACACCGATTTGCTCCATGACGCTTGTCCTGAGGCTCGCAACCATGGACTGTTCTGTTTGGCTCACGGTGGCTTTCACGTTCGATCGCTGTATTGCTATTTGTAGTCAAAAGCTGCGGGAACGGCACTGCACCGAGAGGACAGCGACTATTGTGATTGTAATTGTGTGTTTAGGATGTTGTGCAAAGCGTGTTCCATTCTATTTTGCGGTAGAACCTTACCTTATCATTGACAACATATCCTGGCGATGCATTGCGAAAATGGAATACCGAACTTTACCAGCGTGGAAAGCATACCAGTTGTTTAACACTATCACTACACCGTTATTACCGATCGGTTTGATTCTGCTGTTTAATGCTTTAACAGTCAGTCATATTATAGTGGCCAACAAAGTTCGCCGGGGGCTCAGGAACAGCAGCGAGAAAAAGAATGATCCAGAGGTGGAGAACCGGAGAAAGTCAATAATTTTGTTGTTCGCTCTGTCAGCCAATTTCATATTGTTGTGGATCCCCATTATTGTATACACTATGAACTGGCAAGTTCAGAATTTCTCTTACACAAATAGATATTTGAATAATCCGAGATATATCCTGCAACAGTTTGGGTTGATGTTGAGGTATCTCTGTACAtgcaccaacacgtgtatctACACTCTGTCACAGAGGAGGTTCAGGGACCAATTGACGAATGGACTCAAACATCTGCTCACATTTAGTGGTCGGGTCTGTAGTTAA